From a region of the Impatiens glandulifera chromosome 4, dImpGla2.1, whole genome shotgun sequence genome:
- the LOC124937101 gene encoding villin-4-like has translation MADSVGDVDPAFEGAGQKAGIEIWRIEKFCPVLVPKSSHGRFYTGDSYIILKTTALKSGALRQDIHFWLGKDTSQDEAGAAAVKTVELDAALSGSAVQYREVQGYESEKFLSYFKPCIIPQEGGVSTGFKHAEAEKHKTRLYVCKGKRIVQVKEVPFALSSLSEDDIFILDTESKIFQFNGANSSIQERGKSLEVVQYIKDTYHDGKCDIATIEGGESADAESGEFWDFFGGFAPLPEKTSTDDNSSNDVFPTKLYSVEKGQSQPVEVDSLSKELLDTNGCFLLDCGIEFFVWMGKNTSIAERKSASGAAEELIRGLNRPKSQTIRVMEGSETVMFKSKFDSWPQSAETDEDEDDE, from the exons ATGGCTGATTCTGTGGGAGATGTTGATCCTGCTTTTGAAGGAGCTGGACAAAAAGC TGGGATTGAAATATGGCGAATTGAGAAATTTTGTCCTGTCCTTGTTCCAAAGTCCTCCCATGGTAGATTCTATACAGGAGActcttatataattttgaag ACAACCGCGCTAAAAAGTGGCGCTTTGCGTCAAGATATTCATTTTTGGCTCGGTAAAGATACAAGTCAG GATGAAGCTGGTGCAGCAGCTGTGAAGACTGTTGAACTGGATGCTGCTCTTAGTGGGAGTGCTGTTCAGTATCGTGAAGTACAAGGCTATGAAAGTGAgaaatttctctcttattttaaACCATGTATAATTCCTCAAGAAGGCGGTGTTTCCACTGGGTTTAAGCATGCTGAGGCAGAAAAACATAAAACACGCTTATATGTCTGTAAAGGAAAACGTATTGTTCAAGTAAAAGAG GTTCCTTTTGCCCTATCCTCTCTAAGCGAGGATGACATCTTTATTCTGGATACTGAGTCTAAAATTTTCCAGTTCAATGGTGCTAACTCTTCTATACAGGAGAGGGGAAAATCATTAGAAGTTGTGCAGTATATTAAAGATACATATCATGATGGAAAATGTGATATAGCCACTATTG AGGGTGGAGAATCGGCTGATGCTGAAAGTGGTGAATTCTGGGACTTTTTTGGTGGCTTTGCTCCACTCCCTGAAAAAACATCGACTGATGACAACAGCTCGAATGATGTTTTTCCTACAAAGCTATACAG TGTAGAGAAGGGGCAGTCACAGCCAGTTGAGGTAGATTCTTTGAGCAAAGAGTTGCTAGACACAAATGGATGTTTTCTTCTAGATTGTGGGATAGAATTCTTTGTATGGATGGGAAAAAATACTTCAATTGCTGAAAGAAAAAGTGCTAGTGGAGCTGCAGAG GAGCTAATCCGAGGTCTTAATCGTCCAAAATCTCAAACAATTCGTGTCATGGAGGGGTCTGAGACAGTTATGTTTAAGTCAAAGTTTGATTCATGGCCTCAGTCTGCTGAAACAGATGAGGATGAAGATGACGAATGA